Proteins from one Nicotiana tabacum cultivar K326 chromosome 23, ASM71507v2, whole genome shotgun sequence genomic window:
- the LOC107821509 gene encoding endoglucanase 18, whose product MARSSAILAVTIIFCILAGPVASFTASDYKDAISKAILFFEGQRSGKLPVSQRAKWRGDSALTDGKIEHVNLIGGYYDAGDNVKFGWPMAFSLTLLSWAAVEHPTEISSANQLLHLQRAIRWGTNFLIRAHTSSTTLYTQVGDGNVDHQCWERPEDMDTPRTLYKITSNSPGSEVAAEVAAAFASASIVFRKIDSNYSTKLLRRSKSLFAFADKYRGSYQASCPFYCSYSGYQDELLWAAAWLYKAGGGNNYLNYASSNQGWSQVASEFSWDNKFAGAQTLLAKEFLNGKSNLEKFKKDADAFICALMPGSTSIQIKTTPGGLLYTRDSSNLQYVTGATMVLFMYSKVLETAGKGGVTCGSVTFSTSNIKAFAKSQVDYILGNNPLKMSNMVGFGSKYPTQLHHRASSIPSIYNHPSRVGCNDGYSSWYNSNNPNPNIHVGAIVGGPNSGDQFVDSRSDYSHSEPTTYMNAAFVGSVAALISQGSEVEQSLQMPELNKTTLYDRQSTKNISY is encoded by the exons ATGGCTCGTAGTTCTGCAATTTTGGCTGTTACAATAATCTTTTGCATTTTGGCTGGTCCTGTTGCCAGCTTCACAGCTTCTGATTACAAAGATGCAATTAGCAAAGCTATCTTATTTTTCGAAGGACAACGTTCAGGAAAATTGCCAGTTTCTCAAAGAGCCAAATGGAGAGGAGATTCTGCACTCACCGACGGCAAGATTGAACAT GTGAATTTGATTGGAGGCTACTATGATGCTGGCGACAATGTGAAATTTGGATGGCCTATGGCATTTTCTTTAACATTATTGAGTTGGGCTGCGGTTGAGCATCCAACAGAAATCTCTTCAGCAAATCAACTTCTCCACCTCCAACGTGCAATTCGGTGGGGCACAAATTTCCTAATCCGAGCTCATACTTCAAGTACCACTCTTTATACTCAG GTTGGAGATGGAAATGTAGATCACCAGTGTTGGGAACGACCTGAAGATATGGATACTCCTCGAACACTATACAAGATCACTTCCAATTCTCCAGGATCCGAGGTTGCAGCTGAAGTAGCAGCTGCTTTTGCCTCAGCATCAATTGTTTTCCGGAAAATAGATTCCAACTATTCTACCAAATTGTTACGAAGATCAAAATCT CTATTTGCGTTTGCTGACAAGTATAGAGGATCTTATCAAGCTTCTTGCCCTTTCTACTGCTCTTACTCAGGTTATCAg GATGAATTGCTGTGGGCTGCTGCTTGGCTATACAAGGCAGGTGGAGGAAATAACTATTTAAACTATGCTTCAAGCAATCAAGGCTGGAGTCAGGTTGCCTCTGAATTTAGTTGGGATAACAAATTTGCTGGAGCTCAAACTTTACTAGCTAAG GAATTCCTCAATGGGAAAAGCAATCTGGAAAAGTTCAAGAAAGATGCTGATGCATTTATTTGTGCATTGATGCCAGGGAGTACCTCTATACAGATTAAGACAACCCCTG GTGGACTTTTATATACTAGAGACAGTAGCAATTTGCAATATGTTACTGGTGCTACCATGGTACTTTTTATGTACTCTAAAGTCCTTGAAACAGCTGGAAAAGGGGGAGTTACATGTGGTTCGGTTACTTTTTCCACCTCCAATATCAAAGCCTTTGCAAAATCACAG GTAGACTACATACTTGGTAACAATCCACTCAAGATGTCAAATATGGTTGGTTTTGGGAGCAAATACCCAACACAGCTCCACCACAGAGCTTCATCTATCCCTTCAATTTATAACCATCCATCTAGGGTGGGATGCAACGATGGCTATAGCTCATGGTATAATTCTAACAATCCCAATCCAAATATACATGTCGGCGCAATCGTCGGCGGGCCAAATTCCGGCGACCAGTTTGTTGATTCGAGATCAGATTACTCTCATTCTGAACCCACGACGTATATGAATGCAGCTTTTGTAGGATCTGTGGCTGCTTTGATAAGTCAAGGCAGTGAAGTAGAGCAGTCTTTGCAAATGCCGGAACTTAACAAAACAACATTATATGATAGACAAAGCACCAAGAATATTTCATACTAA